Proteins encoded within one genomic window of Perognathus longimembris pacificus isolate PPM17 chromosome 28, ASM2315922v1, whole genome shotgun sequence:
- the Idh3g gene encoding isocitrate dehydrogenase [NAD] subunit gamma, mitochondrial isoform X3, with protein MALKVVTAVSGAAKAALRPALFCRPWEQVLYAQEAPRRSISSPPSAKYGGRHTVTMIPGDGIGPELMLHVKSVFRHACVPVDFEEVHVSSNADEEDIRNAIMAIRRNRVALKGNIETNHNLPPSYKSRNNILRTSLDLYANVIHCKSLPGVVTRHKDIDILIVRENTEGEYSSLEHESVTGVVESLKIITKAKSLRIAEYAFKLAHDSGRKKVTAVHKANIMKLGDGLFLQCCREVAARYPQITFENMIVDNTTMQLVSRPQQFDVMVMPNLYGNIVNNVCAGLVGGPGLVAGANYGHAYAVFETATRNTGKSIAKKNIANPTATLLASCMMLDHLKLHSYATSIRKAVLASMDNENMHTPDIGGQGTTSEAIQDIIRHIHIINGRAVEA; from the exons CAGGTTCTGTACGCGCAGGAGGCTCCCCGAAGGAGCATCTCCTCA cCTCCGTCAGCCAAATACGGTGGACGTCACACAGTGACTATGATCCCAGGGGATGGCATTGGACCAGAGCTCATGTTGCATGTTAAATCTGTGTTCAG GCACGCGTGTGTGCCTGTAGACTTTGAAGAAGTACATGTGAGCTCCAATGCTGACGAAGAGGACATCCGCAATGCCATCATGGCCATCCGTCGCAACCGTGTGGCCTTGAAGG GCAACATCGAAACAAACCATAACTTGCCACCTTCCTACAAATCCCGAAACAACATCCTCCG CACCAGCCTGGACCTCTATGCCAACGTCATCCACTGTAAGAGCCTGCCGGGAGTGGTGACCCGCCACAAGGACATAGACATCCTCATTGTGCGGGAGAACACCGAGGGTGAATACAGCAGCCTGGAGCATGAG AGCGTGACGGGAGTGGTGGAGAGCCTCAAGATCATCACCAAGGCCAAGTCCCTGCGGATTGCTGAGTATGCCTTCAAGCTGGCCCATGACAGTGGGCGTAAGAAAGTGACGGCTGTGCACAAGGCCAACATCAT GAAACTGGGTGATGGGCTCTTTCTCCAGTGCTGCAGAGAGGTGGCAGCCCGCTACCCCCAGATCACCTTCGAGAACATGATTGTGGACAACACCACCATGCAG CTGGTGTCACGGCCCCAACAATTTGATGTCATGGTGATGCCCAATCTCTACGGCAACATTGTCAACAACGTGTGCGCAGGGCTGGTCGGGGGCCCTGGCCTTGTGGCCGGGGCCAACTATGGCCACGCATATGCAGTGTTTGAGACA GCTACAAGAAACACTGGCAAGAGTATCGCCAAGAAGAATATTGCCAACCCCACAGCCACACTGCTAGCAAGCTGCATGATGCTGGACCACCTCAA GCTCCACTCCTATGCCACTTCCATCCGCAAAGCTGTCCTGGCATCCATGGATAACGAAAAT ATGCACACTCCGGATATTGGGGGCCAGGGCACCACATCCGAAGCCATCCAGGACATCATCCGCCACATCCACATCATCAACGGCCGGGCTGTGGAGGCCTAG
- the Idh3g gene encoding isocitrate dehydrogenase [NAD] subunit gamma, mitochondrial isoform X1, with amino-acid sequence MALKVVTAVSGAAKAALRPALFCRPWEQVLYAQEAPRRSISSQQTIPPSAKYGGRHTVTMIPGDGIGPELMLHVKSVFRHACVPVDFEEVHVSSNADEEDIRNAIMAIRRNRVALKGNIETNHNLPPSYKSRNNILRTSLDLYANVIHCKSLPGVVTRHKDIDILIVRENTEGEYSSLEHESVTGVVESLKIITKAKSLRIAEYAFKLAHDSGRKKVTAVHKANIMKLGDGLFLQCCREVAARYPQITFENMIVDNTTMQLVSRPQQFDVMVMPNLYGNIVNNVCAGLVGGPGLVAGANYGHAYAVFETATRNTGKSIAKKNIANPTATLLASCMMLDHLKLHSYATSIRKAVLASMDNENMHTPDIGGQGTTSEAIQDIIRHIHIINGRAVEA; translated from the exons CAGGTTCTGTACGCGCAGGAGGCTCCCCGAAGGAGCATCTCCTCA CAACAAACAATT cCTCCGTCAGCCAAATACGGTGGACGTCACACAGTGACTATGATCCCAGGGGATGGCATTGGACCAGAGCTCATGTTGCATGTTAAATCTGTGTTCAG GCACGCGTGTGTGCCTGTAGACTTTGAAGAAGTACATGTGAGCTCCAATGCTGACGAAGAGGACATCCGCAATGCCATCATGGCCATCCGTCGCAACCGTGTGGCCTTGAAGG GCAACATCGAAACAAACCATAACTTGCCACCTTCCTACAAATCCCGAAACAACATCCTCCG CACCAGCCTGGACCTCTATGCCAACGTCATCCACTGTAAGAGCCTGCCGGGAGTGGTGACCCGCCACAAGGACATAGACATCCTCATTGTGCGGGAGAACACCGAGGGTGAATACAGCAGCCTGGAGCATGAG AGCGTGACGGGAGTGGTGGAGAGCCTCAAGATCATCACCAAGGCCAAGTCCCTGCGGATTGCTGAGTATGCCTTCAAGCTGGCCCATGACAGTGGGCGTAAGAAAGTGACGGCTGTGCACAAGGCCAACATCAT GAAACTGGGTGATGGGCTCTTTCTCCAGTGCTGCAGAGAGGTGGCAGCCCGCTACCCCCAGATCACCTTCGAGAACATGATTGTGGACAACACCACCATGCAG CTGGTGTCACGGCCCCAACAATTTGATGTCATGGTGATGCCCAATCTCTACGGCAACATTGTCAACAACGTGTGCGCAGGGCTGGTCGGGGGCCCTGGCCTTGTGGCCGGGGCCAACTATGGCCACGCATATGCAGTGTTTGAGACA GCTACAAGAAACACTGGCAAGAGTATCGCCAAGAAGAATATTGCCAACCCCACAGCCACACTGCTAGCAAGCTGCATGATGCTGGACCACCTCAA GCTCCACTCCTATGCCACTTCCATCCGCAAAGCTGTCCTGGCATCCATGGATAACGAAAAT ATGCACACTCCGGATATTGGGGGCCAGGGCACCACATCCGAAGCCATCCAGGACATCATCCGCCACATCCACATCATCAACGGCCGGGCTGTGGAGGCCTAG
- the Idh3g gene encoding isocitrate dehydrogenase [NAD] subunit gamma, mitochondrial isoform X2, with the protein MALKVVTAVSGAAKAALRPALFCRPWEVLYAQEAPRRSISSQQTIPPSAKYGGRHTVTMIPGDGIGPELMLHVKSVFRHACVPVDFEEVHVSSNADEEDIRNAIMAIRRNRVALKGNIETNHNLPPSYKSRNNILRTSLDLYANVIHCKSLPGVVTRHKDIDILIVRENTEGEYSSLEHESVTGVVESLKIITKAKSLRIAEYAFKLAHDSGRKKVTAVHKANIMKLGDGLFLQCCREVAARYPQITFENMIVDNTTMQLVSRPQQFDVMVMPNLYGNIVNNVCAGLVGGPGLVAGANYGHAYAVFETATRNTGKSIAKKNIANPTATLLASCMMLDHLKLHSYATSIRKAVLASMDNENMHTPDIGGQGTTSEAIQDIIRHIHIINGRAVEA; encoded by the exons GTTCTGTACGCGCAGGAGGCTCCCCGAAGGAGCATCTCCTCA CAACAAACAATT cCTCCGTCAGCCAAATACGGTGGACGTCACACAGTGACTATGATCCCAGGGGATGGCATTGGACCAGAGCTCATGTTGCATGTTAAATCTGTGTTCAG GCACGCGTGTGTGCCTGTAGACTTTGAAGAAGTACATGTGAGCTCCAATGCTGACGAAGAGGACATCCGCAATGCCATCATGGCCATCCGTCGCAACCGTGTGGCCTTGAAGG GCAACATCGAAACAAACCATAACTTGCCACCTTCCTACAAATCCCGAAACAACATCCTCCG CACCAGCCTGGACCTCTATGCCAACGTCATCCACTGTAAGAGCCTGCCGGGAGTGGTGACCCGCCACAAGGACATAGACATCCTCATTGTGCGGGAGAACACCGAGGGTGAATACAGCAGCCTGGAGCATGAG AGCGTGACGGGAGTGGTGGAGAGCCTCAAGATCATCACCAAGGCCAAGTCCCTGCGGATTGCTGAGTATGCCTTCAAGCTGGCCCATGACAGTGGGCGTAAGAAAGTGACGGCTGTGCACAAGGCCAACATCAT GAAACTGGGTGATGGGCTCTTTCTCCAGTGCTGCAGAGAGGTGGCAGCCCGCTACCCCCAGATCACCTTCGAGAACATGATTGTGGACAACACCACCATGCAG CTGGTGTCACGGCCCCAACAATTTGATGTCATGGTGATGCCCAATCTCTACGGCAACATTGTCAACAACGTGTGCGCAGGGCTGGTCGGGGGCCCTGGCCTTGTGGCCGGGGCCAACTATGGCCACGCATATGCAGTGTTTGAGACA GCTACAAGAAACACTGGCAAGAGTATCGCCAAGAAGAATATTGCCAACCCCACAGCCACACTGCTAGCAAGCTGCATGATGCTGGACCACCTCAA GCTCCACTCCTATGCCACTTCCATCCGCAAAGCTGTCCTGGCATCCATGGATAACGAAAAT ATGCACACTCCGGATATTGGGGGCCAGGGCACCACATCCGAAGCCATCCAGGACATCATCCGCCACATCCACATCATCAACGGCCGGGCTGTGGAGGCCTAG
- the Idh3g gene encoding isocitrate dehydrogenase [NAD] subunit gamma, mitochondrial isoform X4: protein MALKVVTAVSGAAKAALRPALFCRPWEVLYAQEAPRRSISSPPSAKYGGRHTVTMIPGDGIGPELMLHVKSVFRHACVPVDFEEVHVSSNADEEDIRNAIMAIRRNRVALKGNIETNHNLPPSYKSRNNILRTSLDLYANVIHCKSLPGVVTRHKDIDILIVRENTEGEYSSLEHESVTGVVESLKIITKAKSLRIAEYAFKLAHDSGRKKVTAVHKANIMKLGDGLFLQCCREVAARYPQITFENMIVDNTTMQLVSRPQQFDVMVMPNLYGNIVNNVCAGLVGGPGLVAGANYGHAYAVFETATRNTGKSIAKKNIANPTATLLASCMMLDHLKLHSYATSIRKAVLASMDNENMHTPDIGGQGTTSEAIQDIIRHIHIINGRAVEA from the exons GTTCTGTACGCGCAGGAGGCTCCCCGAAGGAGCATCTCCTCA cCTCCGTCAGCCAAATACGGTGGACGTCACACAGTGACTATGATCCCAGGGGATGGCATTGGACCAGAGCTCATGTTGCATGTTAAATCTGTGTTCAG GCACGCGTGTGTGCCTGTAGACTTTGAAGAAGTACATGTGAGCTCCAATGCTGACGAAGAGGACATCCGCAATGCCATCATGGCCATCCGTCGCAACCGTGTGGCCTTGAAGG GCAACATCGAAACAAACCATAACTTGCCACCTTCCTACAAATCCCGAAACAACATCCTCCG CACCAGCCTGGACCTCTATGCCAACGTCATCCACTGTAAGAGCCTGCCGGGAGTGGTGACCCGCCACAAGGACATAGACATCCTCATTGTGCGGGAGAACACCGAGGGTGAATACAGCAGCCTGGAGCATGAG AGCGTGACGGGAGTGGTGGAGAGCCTCAAGATCATCACCAAGGCCAAGTCCCTGCGGATTGCTGAGTATGCCTTCAAGCTGGCCCATGACAGTGGGCGTAAGAAAGTGACGGCTGTGCACAAGGCCAACATCAT GAAACTGGGTGATGGGCTCTTTCTCCAGTGCTGCAGAGAGGTGGCAGCCCGCTACCCCCAGATCACCTTCGAGAACATGATTGTGGACAACACCACCATGCAG CTGGTGTCACGGCCCCAACAATTTGATGTCATGGTGATGCCCAATCTCTACGGCAACATTGTCAACAACGTGTGCGCAGGGCTGGTCGGGGGCCCTGGCCTTGTGGCCGGGGCCAACTATGGCCACGCATATGCAGTGTTTGAGACA GCTACAAGAAACACTGGCAAGAGTATCGCCAAGAAGAATATTGCCAACCCCACAGCCACACTGCTAGCAAGCTGCATGATGCTGGACCACCTCAA GCTCCACTCCTATGCCACTTCCATCCGCAAAGCTGTCCTGGCATCCATGGATAACGAAAAT ATGCACACTCCGGATATTGGGGGCCAGGGCACCACATCCGAAGCCATCCAGGACATCATCCGCCACATCCACATCATCAACGGCCGGGCTGTGGAGGCCTAG